From Bombyx mori chromosome 18, ASM3026992v2:
gaattcaaagaaatcccaaacgtaagcagaaactgttggcccttcagatggggttaagcagaaccacggtgaaaagggtgttaaatgaagacttagggcttcgggaatatcgaagaaaaacaggacatcgtttgaatgctcgtctaatggacctgagactgaagagatgccgcgctttgttgaagcggtacgcgggaaaaaaaaatcgggaaattcttttttcggatgaaaaaatttttaccgtagaagagcgctacaacaaacaaaatgataaggtgtacgcacacagtagtgaagaagcgagcaaccgtattccgcgtgtccaacgaggtcattttccatcctcgctcatggtttggttgggagtttcttattggggcttaacagaggtacatttttgtgagaaaggtgtaaaaacgaatgcagttgtgtatcaaaatacagtcctgacgaaccttgtggaacctgtttctcataccatgctcaataacaggcactgggtattccaacaacattcggcgccagctcatagagcgaagagcacacgagactggctggcggcgcgtgaaatcgacttcatccggcacgaagactggccctcctccagtccagatttgaatccgttagattacaagatatggcaacacttggaggaaaaggcgtgctcaaagcctcatcccaatttggagtcactcaagacaaccttgattaaggcagccgccgatattgacatggacctcgttcgtgctgcgatagacgactggccgcgcagattgaaggcctgtattcaaaatcacggaggtcattttgaataaactttagtgtcataagaatctatgttttgttaagttcattttggtatatgaatggttacataatgaataaacttgtttcaattcttttacattaaacatgtgacagaatttatgacctgactaggtataactCTTCTCCCcttttgtctccaccttatcccactaggtggggtggggcacagcaaatttttctattccattttcttctattagccgtcatctcaacactcactcctctctctctcatattatcattcacacactacatccatgttttcttcggtcgacctttcccccctctaccttgtaccaccatttccatacatctcctagtcacatgcatcgcCTCTCTACGCTCCTTCTCATCTCCTACTCATCATCTCTCCTCTAAtttatactataactataacaaCAATATTCTAATTTGTGACATTTTTATAGAAAGGAGGCGttataaagtagtttttttttttcattgcttagatggttggacgacgttggactcacggcccacctgatgttaagtggttaccggaatccatagatatctacaacgtaaatgccgccacccaccttgagataagagttctaaggtctcagtatagttacaacggctgccccacccttcaaaccgaaacgcattactgcttcacggcagaaattggcagggtggtagtacctacccgtgcggactcacaagaggtcctaccaccagtaataaagttGCAAagattctagttttttttagatGTAGTAGAAGGTATCGAATTGAAGATGAATATTTTGCTTTTGGTCATACAGATTAGTGATTACTATCATCCAACTTTGACATTCCGACATGAGTGTGGTCAATCAACAGGTTTGGTTACTAAAGTCTTTGCGCATCTTGGTCGTTATCTAATCATTGCTGTGTTCAAATAATAGATAATTTCTTCGTATCCATCCAGCAGCAATTATTACTATCGTTGAACTAACACGGGTATAACTATTTACTCAACTGATTTGATATAGGTATTTAGATATCATCCAAGTTGACATTCGGTACCTAATATgaaagtaagtaaataaaatagacCAAAATATGAGTAAGTAGTTAGGGCTTGGCAACATAACAGTTTTGATTGAACGTACGTAAGtaggtaatctatatattaatacgtgaagcaaaaactttgtatccctttttacgaaaattgcgcggtcggaggagtatgaaattttccacacttataaagaatatagagaagaagtgcacaatgctaatattttttttaaataatgcataaaagatacattaaatcaataaataaagaaaacattacacacactacataccatgtatttgacgcatacacgcatgcataatatttattgtcaaacttttgttcttgacgtctattgtcaaattgagattaaatattgtttgtttttgttaatattttttatagtgtagtcttcgcgaaatttgtgattatagaagtataaagtacaatcataatagtgtacaaacttacaattccaattaattatagtcgaatttcgactactgcgggacctctagtgtgataataattttcgttGTGggcaaacattttattttattacgaacGTTActcgtttgttttatttatttttattgttgttcacAACCTATGTAAGGTTATCGACACGGAAATAGGATTTTGTATTTAAGCTATTCTCTGTTCTGTAATGTTCTCGTCCGTTAATACCGGTTGATGGAAAATTTTCAATAAGGCATATAACATGTTCCACATAACAATGAGGCGGTGGATTTACATATAATAACAAAAGCCTAACAGTTTTTATTGTTCAGCCTATTTCAAATTTACGTGACCATTGCGCACAATTCGTTCATTATAGTGTTCTATGAATTGATAAAACATAGAATCTGTCAAAATGTTTAGTACAATGCAGTACTTTGTATTCTGGTGCTGAGCGCTCGGCATAAGCAAGCTTTAATTAAGGGtcgaacaattttaaaatattacttatcATGAAACGTCTGTTCACGAACAATTTCCGTAATGAAGGAATAACCTCGTGCCGCTATCCAATTAATTGAGACTTTGATTTGTCTCAAGGCGATTGGTGGCATTTACACTATGATTTTTCTGTGTTCCGATATCCACTTAACATTAGTTAGGCCATGAGCTTGCCTATGAGTGTTTAATTTTGGGTGGATACTCTCTTTATACACCAGGAATTCTTAGAAAAGCCAGTTCTTAAGTCAACACCTCATTTACGTCTTCCTTTGAAGCAGGACTTTAGTAGAACcatgtaaatattttagttcGTATTAAATTCGTAAATTCGTTGCATCGGTATAGTTTGGATTCAACCCACTTCCAAAAATGTAAATTGAGATTGAAGACTGATCTCATGACCTCTAACACGAGCCTGTTCGTTTTGTACACCAAGCACCGATTACAACATCCGTTACACTTTTGAtatcaattattgtttttactttGCTCAAAGCGTTATGCTCGCGATTTTTGCCCCAAGTACATAGACAAAAAGGTTAATTATTGCTCAGCATTCTGTGAGTATTTTGTGTTTTGAATGCAGGCACTTTTCTGTCAAGGCTATGCTTATCTTGGTGTGGCGTTACAAGAGCCGCCGACTCAGCCATGCAATGGTGATGGCTATTAAATGAAATCCTCAGACTAATTACGTACGAAATTGTTGACGTTAATTTTTTACCGAGATCAAAaaagaggaggttctcaattcgattgtatttttaatatgtatCGCCTCTGAAGTATTTTCTAGGTGAATGGATttatataactataatatttcAAAGATAGTGCTACTCATGAGGTTccattgaaattttataaagaTATGATCAGTAGTTTTTGAATTATCCTTGGTAACGCAAATGAAATTAACTTGGACGGCATTTATGATATACTGATTATCTTTTTATTAAGGTCAGttttctttcttgtttttatttttttctattattctcAAATTTGTTTTCCATTTGtaagtaataaaacatttagatatattttattaccattGCGAGGATTTTTTAATAGAGATGGTACCTCTGAATTTTAAAACGCTCATGATGTAATGTGGTGTGGTCTAAGCACGTGGCCGATCTGTGTTTTAGTCATGGTgcgttatttaaatatattcgcGATTCTACCatgaacaaataaatacaaattatgtTCGCCAATGattgaaattcaaatataaacGCTCCCATGTAAAGATTTAGATGAATTTTATCTACCACTCTTTGTATTTTGTTCTTGACAATTTAAAAAGAACTCAtcacttcaataaaatagtatataaaATGAACGCTTGTCTATAGATACTAAAAAGAAAATCGGTTTGCAAACAGAGGAGAAAATGATACTGTCATTATCTAAATACCctactaaattaatataaagaCCCATATGAGCCACCATTCCGTCTGTTTCATAGAACGAAGAATTGATACAGGTTTGCCTGTAGAGATACTTGAAATTTCGACCGTGTTTCTAAAGAAattctttctttttctccaccttatcccactatgtggggtcggcacagctaatttttctcttccattctcttctatcagccgtcatctcaacactcactcctctctctctcatatcgtcattcacacactccatccatgtcttcttcggtcgacctcttccccctctaccttgcactaccatttccatacatctcctagtcacatgcatcttctctctacgcatcacatgtccataccacgctaaccgtctgctccttaatttgttgtttaccggggccactttcaaacttcctctgatatactcattctttatcttatccattcttgtcactccacacatccatctcaacattcgcatctcggccgcatgcactcctctttcatgcttaactttcgtcgcccaacactcagatccatacagcacgacaggtctaatgatcgttttgtaaattttacccTTGAGCTGAAGGGGCATTCTACGATCGCATGCTGTTGCAGAGACCTGTCGCCATTTCATCCAACCAGCGTTTATTCGATTTGTGACGTCCCGGTCTATGTTGCCGTCGTTCTGGAGTATAGAGCCGAGGTACTTGAAGTCGGAGCAGACTGGCAGGGATACACCATCTAAGGCGATTGGCGTGAAGTCTGAAGAACCaccaaaatcacaaaacatgtgCTTGGTTTTTGTTCGACTGATCTTCAAACCCACGTTTTCCAACCTTTCTTTCCATTTTGCCAATCTCCTCTGTATCTCAGGCCCTTCCTCTCCAACGAGAACAATGTCGTCGGCGAACAGCATACACCAAGGCGCCTCTTCCTGTATGTCCGATGTTAGGGCATCCATTATTAGGATGAACAGGTAAGGGCTTAAAGCTGATCCCTGGTGTAAGCCTACCGCCACACTGAACTCGTCGCTATCGCCAGCTGCGGAGCGTACGTACGTACTAGCTCTACCGTACATAGCTCGAACAAGCCGTTGGTATTTCCCTGGCACTCCTTTCACTTTCATGCTCCACCACAAAACCTCACGGGGAACCCTATCATACGCTTTTTCTAAATCAACAAACACCATGTGCACATTTTTACTTGCACGGCGATATTTTTCGCACAATTGGCGCAGGCAAAAAATGGCGTCCGTTGTACTGCGTCCCGGCATGAACCCGAATTGGTTTTGTGATACCTCACTCTCATCTCTCATTCTTCTCGCTATCACTTTCTCCCAAGCTTTCATACTATGTGACATGAGCTTTATTCCTCTACAATTGTCGCATACCTGTATGTCACCTTTGCTCTTAAATACAGGCACGAGTGAACTTTTGCACCACTCGTCAGGCATGGCCTCTTCTTGAAACaatttattgaagaataaaGTCAGCCACGTGCATCCATCCGCTTTCAGAAACTTCCACACTTCTATTGGAATACCATCTGGTCCAATAGATTTTCCATTCTTCATATCTTGTACAGCCTTTCGTACTTCTTGCATACTTATTTCCCTTACTACCCCAGTATTTATTGGAACATTTTGCAGTTCACCACTCCGGTCATTCTCTTCATTCATCAACCTTTCAAAATACCTCTTCCATCTATCTCTTATTTCCTCATGTGTTTCTAAAGAAATTATAGGATGTAATTGTAGTATAATTCACTACATTACAAATTGAGTAATCTAGATTAGTCCAGAATCGTCATAACGTCGCACGTAATCGTAATGAATCGTCGCTCATTACTAAAATACAGATTAACTTATAGtactaactagcttttgcccgcgactccgttcgcgtgtaatagttactttggcataacgctcaattttacccgcctcttcatttacgctgaggaagctctcaaaagggattaaagcccagattttgaaacattctttattggtgctccgcttgcattggtcttagcgtgatgttatatatatagcctcgataaatgggctatctaatactaaaagaatttttcaaatcaaaccagtagtttctgagattagcacgttcaaacaaacaatcaaacaaactcttcagctttataatattagtatagataggcgTTCCTACACTTGCTACTTTACCCAGCTATATTATAGCGTGCTTCTCATGTGACAGGTTCTGTGCATGTGTCAATATATTTTCAGCCTTATTAGACATAGGCACAAGATATACCAAATCAAGTGATACAACGCTTGCACATCTGACGTCATACtttataagttaataaaaactaatttctaAGCTAATATGAATGctgttaatttttaatgaaacattttCCTTATCATATGCATAACAACAAATTCACGATGAGtgtaattgagtcgtctattatcaaaggtggtaatctgtgcatttggacaaaaaaatgttattgatatgtcaatacagattgatttgaatataatcgtctccttcaaagaatacggttcaaaacctgcattaaataaaggttaatagttaatctgttatttatctaagatgtcgttccgaagagttttgtgactgccaatggaatacaaagtcaataattcgtttttctgatttaccaataattgtctaaaagtcagattgccggctttgataatagtcgactaaaTTATCTATAGTTATTAATATCTGTTAGGTACTGAAGAAGCAAACACACttcaaaatttgatttaaatctCCACCACTAGATGGTGCTAGTGCAGTCATACGTCAGAGTGAATGAATTGGCTTATTTCCAAGAAAATTCTACACTActacaaataattcattaaCCACAAAAAACACtcaaatttttagttaaattaaaattcgattAATGATCTTTGTGATTAGgtactgtaaaaaaatattttttgtaatttttattatttttagttaaaatcTTAGCAAAACGTAACGTTTACGTTTGGAAACGTAGTTCTTCATTCACTAGCGTCTAGACAAATGTATCTATTTTAGCTAGTGAAAACagcgtttttatttaaataaaaaaaaatcatagttgtATTAATTAATGCCTAATCGTAAGATGGTTTGTGTAAGTATCTATTATCCACAGATACAATGCTACTAGGTCACAGATTCAAATCCTGTGGCAGTCACAATATTATATGGGTAAATATCCACTGAATACATGTTTACATGAGCTACTACGAAAGAATAATTAtattctaaatataaataaacctaTAACTTTATTATATTGTGAGACCACATGCTTTTGTTCCACCTTACTGTTTATATTTTGCCAGCGTAGTCATTTGTTCCATCTATCATTTGAATGTTAAGAACACCGTTATAGCTTACAATTGCGACTTCAATcgcatgtctcaagatgagttgatagcctttttttcctacctaagctgagagccttgagaggctatatcatcgtagccttaactagtaggtgagctcacggggttcaaacctgatcacgttgctaacacgaaccctagcaagagccgtgcttcggagaatctaccaccggatcggaaacgcgacccactgagaagatccggcgagaaactcagtgggctgtgtctgagggttaatttactcgtcgagcccttcgtcgcaagcgacgggttcgactagaacggtgactggtgcttgaggtacctaaaagcaccgttagtggatcggtaggatccgaaatgacgtgtttggggcgacgtcgactgctttcaattctgtccgcaggatcgggaatgtaattGATAGCCGATGCTCAGCTGCGAATATAGAGCCTATTGGCTCAGGTAGGTACTACTTACTAATCCATGAGGGACTACTCCTCTTCAACAATAgaaaactaattattattactcgTGTCGATTCTTTCCATCGATATTACCAAGTAATTGTTCGCATACAATAAATACTGCAGTACTTAATACATAGCCAGCATCATTTTATGCCACTTTTATACTGTATGGTGTATGGAATTTAGTAGATAAATAATGGTGTGACATTTATATAGTATCTATTATCTTAATCGCTTTCTGTATCCCCGATTCTTTCTGCTCCAGTAGCTAAATTTATAGGTGGAGGTGGAAGGTATTTTATATTCGCCAAGGAATATATCTTCCTACTTTCTATACTCATATTCATGCCTGTATTCTGCGAGGCATTATAATTCTATTGAGACTTCCATTTAGTCTTCAGATGGGCCACTTAGGTAATTCGCTTAGTTTTGCCTGCAGGCTTCAGTAAATTCTTAACATCAGAGGGTAGTTACTGCAAATGAATGTAATAACAACTATaattgaatgttttaaaatgaaGTATCTGCAGTTTCTCAACACAAAGCGGATATTACGTACAGACATACGTTCTTATTGTAGGTAGATTATGTACGCAATAGTAATATCTACTTTCGCTGTGTTTCTTTCTGGTTCTCATACTAATCTGCAGACACAAATTTAGTGTActtattcatatttttcattgtttgtttgtatgtattttcttctATAATATCAATCAATATGGTTATGTCTATTGTGTCCTTTTCATCATAAtcattagataataatattaattatatatgcCGCCATATGGAAATAATTGccgtttagtatacagaaaATTACTCCTTTTGtacaaatacttttttatttctatcaataaaaatagatatGTACCGATGCTATTGATACCAGCGCGGTCCCAATGTTTCAATGCCCTTTTTGAGaagccaacaaactcttcaatcGTATTTTGTACTGGCTCTCGGTTATTGAATTTTTTCCATGCCAAGTTTAGGCTTTGGAACAAGTAGAAGTCTACCAGTGCAAGGTCTGGTGAGTACGGTGGATGACGCAAAACTTCCAACCCGTCTATTGTGCCGTATGAGGTTGCTTACGATTATAAAAAAGAATCAATGTTCATCGCAAGTGACATTACGGTTCAAATTGCCTTTCAcgaatttaaaaagttttttttaccttGCCAATTTATAGCCAAATGgaccaatattattttgatgctAACGTTGAAAGCTGAGTATCAtcagcttccactatcgccttttATTCATCGTTGTTGATCTTAGTTTTCGAGCGATAAAGAGGTTCATTTTGAGATAATTTTTCCATGTTGGAAATGTTCAAATCAATAACGAATTCTGCGTTCATTTGTAGAATTCACTCTGTAGGCGTTTTCAGCCGTTTATGCGCCATTGCTACTGGGAAGAAATCCTATTTCCAAATTGCCCGTATTTTAATAGTGTAGATAGTaatgaaaaagatacaaatgtagtgaaaacaaaacactaatcaatgaactccatattttttaaatgaaattcgtttgaatttagaatttgtactgtttatatttatatttatactattttaaatGATGTCTAAATGGCCATTATTGTAAAACGGCAACAACATAGGTAAATCATTCGAGAAACCTTAGTATTCTCACAGATGACTCGTATGAATAATACTTCGGTGTCACACTCGTAATTTGGAAATTAATGGGACTGGGATTTTATCAGGAAAAGGTATCTTGGAAGGGCGacgataaaaacaaaattaaaacaaaaattaacatatttttgactataattcaataaaaatgcaGATGGAAATAAGGAAAActtacaagaaataaaaatgtcatAAACAAGCTTTTATCCTTAATTTTGTCCATAAGAAAATATAGAAAACGTAGTCAATTTTATTTGGAAGATTAacttaaaaattgaaattaaattacaaaaaaaaattaaatacttaaattaTAACTGATAATAGGTACTAATCGTTTTAAACTAATGCGGGTTATATTAAATGACTCATGATATATTACAAAACATGTTAAGCGCAGTAGTTAAATGTCCGTTTAAatacaaaagtaattaaataaatcaggTTTTATGGTTTATAAAAACGTAATGaactgataataaataatattcgcGTACTTTATGAAATCTTATAACTAATTAgtcacttaacattaggtacaaaattatttatcatttaatgGTGTCACAATGCATCGAGACTAACACATGGAGGAAACAGAAACTATGCTCttactaaacaaaacaaaaaaaataccatcTCGGTCTACGAACTCACAATAATCAAACACGAAGCCAGCTGTGGTAATATGTCATTTATTGAAAGTACAAAATCTAGatctgtttaataaaaatacatcagCGCGGCGAGGATATGTCTTGGAAATGGTCGGAAGCGTTACGCTgttcttatataattttttcttcAGAATTTCTGCTAATCACCTATTGGTCCCTTACAATAAAAATTAGACTTTGttatcataaatattataaaatatcacactttaaattcaaagaaaaaaaaatctatgctaTATATCGAAACTATATTTAGTTCGGTcaagtacaaaaataataactgtgccaattttgaatatattattcaaagcagacaataaataaacaatcaatCTATCTCgataaattaaaagttaaatataATCGTATTTAGTTTAAAGGCACGATTCGTTTTGTGTGTCGTCGACGGATCTCAGACGTGGAAGCTCAAGATACGATTGTCGCCTTCGTTCGCGCCGACAACACACGTGTTACGGCTAAAGTTCGTCAACATTATACAAATGCTTTATGTGATATTCTTTCAAGTTTTGCGGTGCACGAGACCTCCAGAGTTCGGCCGTTCAATTTCAAGGAttgttgatagttttttttttagatacagACAGATACGATTACAGATTTCTATAATGCTCCAGCGCCGACGATGCAAGGGAGTAGCGCTGCGGAGTGAGTTCGAAAAAACAATCACCTAAACGCCAAACAGGTTTAAGATGACCGCCTCGGCGGcacgaaagaaaaaaatcattctTTCCAGACAGGTCGAGAGAGGAGAGGAGGCGACGTTACGTGCGGTTTGTATTCATAGATATGATTACAGAGGATTTGTGCAGTACTAAAACTTCGCCACAGCGATTTAATATTCGGCATTTATTATAGCGGCGGGGAACATTCGTATCAATTCCTTTTAAgtcaccaatttttttttaaatgttgtcaGGCCGAGCTCTCGAGGTAAAGAACATCAACTGATTCCGTCCACAGTTCTACAGGACTGAGATTGTTAATTGTTTGGGTCAGAATCAGCCTCATTGTGTATCAAAACGAGCCACGTCCCAGCGACGCAGGCCTCGTCCGTATGCGGTGTGGCATCGCAGCAGCTagctacaaaataattattaaagttaAGAGActcgaaataaataataaattattatcttatacACTTAAAAATAGATCACGAGCGCCTTCTCGCGGTACGGTACCGAGCGCGGACAGGCAGtacgaaataaataatgttcTAAAAGCTAACTTTACAGAGACCACCGCTCGGCGGAGGATCGCATCGGGAAGACTTCCGCGAGCTAAtaaatatctaataataataaaggtgCCATGTACAAGTGCGTGCCGATAACTAAAATTGAACGTAACAAACTAATCACACCGCAAACTTTCGAGACGCCAGTGAACACTTCGTAAATGTTAAAGATTTATTACTGGTCGAAAGTATTAACAAAAGACCATCGATAAACATCAGGAGATCATTCGTTGAGCGGGTGTGCAAATGCGCGAGGCGCGGCGACCGGGACGTCGCTCATGCGCGGTCTGGAAGACGTCGAGGAGGCACTACGGTGTCGGACGATTCTTATGCTATACTCGGTATAAATTAACTTAGGACTAGTCCATCGCACTAAGCGATGACGAGATCGCCGAGAGCCGATGAGAGTCGGTTAAAAACGGGCAGTCGGTCGTCTTCCGGATCGGGGGAGTTCGTGCGGCGAAAAGCGAAAGCTGTGGCCTGTGCTGGTGGCGACATCGCAGGTGGAGAGTGAGGCGTCAATGGAGAATGCGGCGAGCGTGGCGATCGCGACCCGTCGCTCATATACGACGCCATAGATCCGCCCGATGAGAGCGATGCCAATGAACCTCCTGGCGACGATGGTTCTCTGCGTCTTGCTTCCTCTGCGTTATGCACGAAATGGCAACGCGGTCCATAAGGACAGAAGCCAACCGAATGGAAAGTGCGACACAGCTCCGTCTTGTATTTAGGATGACGCTGAAGATTGCGTAGTTCGCGGACGCCGTGAGCAAATTGGCATTTATCCCCATATTTACAAACCCCCGCTTCTTCAAACGGTCGGCAGAGCTCGGTCTTGTAGCGACTTGTGGCTGGTGGCGGAGGAGCCGGTTCACTGGTGGTGCGTTCGAGACGGCGATGACCCAGACGGTCTAAGAGACCGGCTAAGGCACGATGCGCTGGTACAGAGGAAGCGCGCGACAGCACTGGATGCTGCTCCCAGCTTAGACCACTTGAGACTGAGTTAGCACCGATTGGTCCAATTGCACCGCCTATGTTCCCATTCATCGTCTGCACTGGTCGAGTTTGAttctgaaataataataaaaaatactctttAATTATATTGTGATAGCACATTAATTTACTCTAGTATTTAGTAGGTTTATACATTATGGATAACAAAAGTCGTTGCAATATGTATACgttattacataatatgtatattatattagtatgaTAGATAAAAGGTTACTGTCGTACTGTTTAAATATTCAAAGGCAACATTAATTTGAA
This genomic window contains:
- the LOC101737257 gene encoding protein TIS11 isoform X2, with protein sequence MMSTAIMHQSALHDFGDLFLKNQTRPVQTMNGNIGGAIGPIGANSVSSGLSWEQHPVLSRASSVPAHRALAGLLDRLGHRRLERTTSEPAPPPPATSRYKTELCRPFEEAGVCKYGDKCQFAHGVRELRNLQRHPKYKTELCRTFHSVGFCPYGPRCHFVHNAEEARRREPSSPGGSLASLSSGGSMASYMSDGSRSPRSPHSPLTPHSPPAMSPPAQATAFAFRRTNSPDPEDDRLPVFNRLSSALGDLVIA
- the LOC101737257 gene encoding protein TIS11 isoform X1, with translation MMSTAIMHQSALHDFGDLFLKVSPELLCLLQNEVETNNQTRPVQTMNGNIGGAIGPIGANSVSSGLSWEQHPVLSRASSVPAHRALAGLLDRLGHRRLERTTSEPAPPPPATSRYKTELCRPFEEAGVCKYGDKCQFAHGVRELRNLQRHPKYKTELCRTFHSVGFCPYGPRCHFVHNAEEARRREPSSPGGSLASLSSGGSMASYMSDGSRSPRSPHSPLTPHSPPAMSPPAQATAFAFRRTNSPDPEDDRLPVFNRLSSALGDLVIA